Proteins co-encoded in one Deinococcus aerius genomic window:
- a CDS encoding PepSY domain-containing protein yields the protein MNKNTRTVLLALATSAAVAVPLAGYAFAQTTPAARTTVAQAQTGTQNEGAEGSEQNEPPAYRGSIQLPAEQPGTEVPDAQEEAQLRALAKITPQQASQAAQAAVPGTVTSVKLEDEDGSLVYAVVIGQTEVKVDAGNGQVLHQEAADNENGGGEQEGSETGETGN from the coding sequence ATGAACAAGAACACCCGCACCGTCCTGCTCGCCCTCGCCACCTCCGCCGCCGTCGCCGTGCCGCTCGCCGGGTACGCCTTCGCGCAGACCACCCCGGCCGCCCGCACGACGGTCGCCCAGGCCCAGACCGGCACCCAGAACGAGGGCGCCGAGGGCAGCGAGCAGAACGAGCCCCCGGCCTACCGGGGCAGCATCCAGCTTCCCGCCGAGCAGCCGGGCACGGAGGTCCCGGATGCCCAGGAAGAGGCGCAGTTGCGCGCCCTCGCCAAGATCACCCCGCAGCAGGCCAGCCAGGCCGCCCAGGCCGCCGTGCCCGGCACGGTCACGAGCGTGAAGCTCGAGGACGAGGACGGCAGCCTGGTGTACGCCGTGGTGATCGGCCAGACCGAGGTCAAGGTCGACGCCGGCAACGGCCAGGTGCTGCACCAGGAGGCCGCCGACAACGAGAATGGGGGGGGCGAGCAGGAGGGCAGCGAGACGGGCGAGACAGGCAACTGA